Proteins from a genomic interval of Leptospiraceae bacterium:
- a CDS encoding response regulator, with amino-acid sequence MSPEIQSENELQRIKKLNDYSILNTLPENEYDNITKLAANICETPTAQINFLESNTIWNKSKIGEIIVTDIIYLLCSMAIKGTDVFIISDISSDEKYKNISINSNYPQINFFAGAPIITSDGHAIGILCVMDYLPRQLSDKQISTLKSFSQVILSLLELRLKIKENNKLELALSEANTKIRNYDRTIDEINSIVFTDESGVITHTNKLFSKISQSKILEESLIEQNNFIQRITNSIPGMLGYWTKELKNAFANIAYLEWFGKTPEEMIGISMRDLLGEELFQKNESRIISALNGIAQRFVREIKKADGSIGYTWSQYIPDIVNGEVKGFFVLITDITELKKAEMELVKAKEEAEKAKEIAVFANKAKSEFLANISHEIRTPMNAILGFSELLNSKLEDDALKQYSNSIMTSGQILLTLINDVLDLSKIESGKIELHYSSVNLRKIMNEMQVIFSQKIKEKKINFEIEIEPNLPEFLALDEMRLRQILLNLIGNSVKFTDTGYILVTVNPSFLNLETKRLNLIIGVNDTGIGIHNHNIENIFDAFTQSTGQDENKYGGSGLGLAIVKKLITLMKGEISLSSKEGVGTTISIFLSNIEIVSESKPKAEILLETNQFSDKIKFEPATILLVDDVKLNRELVIQFLRKYTELKIIEADNGQVAVEKAIEHKPNLILMDIKMPVMNGLEAIIKIKENKSTSHIPILALTASAFEQTKFEVMSLSDGYIQKPVSRKQLLRNLTEFLPYTPISNNTGEIKNNL; translated from the coding sequence ATGAGCCCCGAAATCCAATCAGAAAATGAACTTCAAAGAATAAAAAAACTGAATGATTACAGTATTCTTAATACGTTACCGGAAAATGAATATGATAACATAACGAAATTAGCCGCAAATATTTGCGAGACCCCGACTGCCCAAATTAATTTTCTTGAATCGAATACGATTTGGAATAAATCAAAAATAGGAGAGATAATAGTTACAGATATAATTTATTTGCTCTGTTCAATGGCAATAAAGGGAACGGATGTTTTTATCATATCCGATATTTCTTCGGATGAGAAATATAAAAATATTTCAATTAACAGTAATTATCCACAAATTAATTTTTTTGCCGGTGCTCCGATTATAACGTCCGACGGACACGCAATTGGTATTCTATGTGTAATGGATTATCTACCTAGACAATTATCGGATAAACAAATTTCTACATTAAAATCTTTTAGCCAAGTTATTTTATCCTTATTAGAACTTCGCTTAAAAATAAAAGAAAATAATAAATTGGAACTCGCACTTTCGGAAGCCAATACGAAGATCAGAAACTATGATCGAACAATAGACGAAATCAATAGTATAGTTTTTACAGACGAAAGCGGGGTTATCACTCATACAAATAAATTGTTTTCCAAAATTTCTCAGAGCAAAATTTTAGAAGAATCCTTAATTGAACAAAATAACTTCATTCAAAGAATAACTAACTCTATTCCTGGTATGTTAGGTTACTGGACTAAGGAACTTAAAAACGCATTTGCAAACATTGCCTATTTAGAATGGTTTGGAAAAACTCCGGAAGAAATGATTGGAATCTCAATGCGAGATCTTTTAGGTGAGGAACTATTCCAAAAAAATGAATCTAGAATAATAAGTGCACTCAACGGCATCGCCCAAAGATTTGTAAGAGAGATAAAAAAAGCAGATGGAAGCATTGGTTACACTTGGTCTCAATATATCCCAGACATTGTAAATGGAGAAGTAAAAGGATTTTTTGTATTAATTACTGATATCACTGAACTAAAAAAAGCAGAAATGGAATTAGTAAAGGCAAAAGAGGAAGCAGAAAAAGCAAAAGAAATAGCCGTTTTTGCAAACAAAGCAAAAAGTGAATTTTTAGCAAATATAAGTCATGAGATTCGAACTCCTATGAATGCAATTTTGGGATTCAGTGAATTATTAAATTCAAAGTTAGAGGATGATGCATTAAAACAATACTCAAATTCCATCATGACTAGCGGACAAATATTATTAACCCTGATTAACGATGTACTTGATTTATCCAAAATTGAATCAGGCAAAATAGAATTACACTATTCCTCGGTTAATTTACGAAAAATCATGAATGAGATGCAAGTTATCTTTTCTCAAAAAATAAAAGAAAAAAAAATAAACTTTGAAATAGAAATAGAACCCAATTTACCGGAATTCTTAGCATTGGATGAAATGCGTTTGCGGCAAATTTTATTAAACCTCATTGGCAATTCAGTAAAGTTTACTGACACTGGTTATATTCTGGTTACTGTAAATCCATCCTTCCTAAATCTAGAAACAAAACGATTAAATCTAATTATTGGAGTAAACGATACTGGAATAGGAATCCATAATCACAATATTGAAAATATTTTTGATGCATTTACACAAAGCACTGGACAGGATGAAAATAAGTATGGAGGCAGTGGTTTAGGTCTTGCAATAGTAAAAAAACTAATAACACTAATGAAAGGAGAAATTTCATTATCAAGTAAAGAAGGGGTAGGTACCACGATTTCGATATTTTTATCAAATATTGAAATCGTTTCGGAATCAAAACCAAAGGCCGAAATATTATTGGAAACAAATCAATTCTCTGATAAAATTAAATTTGAACCTGCCACAATCCTTTTAGTGGATGATGTAAAACTAAATCGAGAATTAGTTATACAATTTCTAAGAAAATACACTGAATTAAAAATAATTGAAGCGGATAATGGACAAGTGGCAGTAGAAAAGGCAATTGAACATAAACCTAATCTTATTTTAATGGATATAAAAATGCCTGTGATGAATGGTTTAGAAGCAATTATTAAAATTAAAGAAAATAAATCAACCTCGCATATACCTATACTCGCACTGACTGCTTCCGCATTTGAACAAACAAAATTTGAAGTCATGTCTCTGTCAGATGGATACATACAAAAACCAGTTTCGCGCAAACAATTACTTCGGAATCTGACTGAATTTTTACCGTATACACCAATTTCCAATAATACTGGGGAAATAAAAAATAATCTATAG
- a CDS encoding hybrid sensor histidine kinase/response regulator, with amino-acid sequence MEKLKKEHQILIVDDTPQNIQVLGQLLSEQGYKILVATNGLQALNAVEKKTPDLILLDINMPEMDGYETCRILKSQDNYSEIPVIFLTARTEAEDIVKAFQVGGADYITKPFNQTELLARVHLQLILKEKKTELKEANENNKQLVRILLHDLGNPIGAIKSIAQLAEINPLIYQEMGHLIIKATNNCISILDSVRKMYSIDDNKYIPELINANLEKTIQSALFIFKHKLEEKNIKLNLNIPKELNVQIDINSFVHSVFNNLITNAIKFSYPDSSITINAYPNKQEVILSIRDYGMGMPNQILNNIFDVGKPTSRAGTNGEKGTGYGMPLVKKFVELFDGKITIQSKEKPSEDHGTEVFLYLKASV; translated from the coding sequence TTGGAAAAATTAAAAAAAGAGCACCAAATACTAATTGTAGATGATACACCTCAAAACATTCAGGTGTTGGGTCAATTATTATCAGAACAAGGATATAAAATCTTAGTCGCAACTAACGGTCTGCAAGCTCTGAATGCAGTCGAAAAAAAAACACCAGATTTAATCTTATTAGATATTAATATGCCGGAAATGGATGGATACGAAACATGCAGAATATTAAAATCACAGGATAATTATTCCGAAATACCTGTAATATTTTTAACTGCAAGGACTGAAGCGGAGGATATAGTCAAAGCATTTCAAGTAGGTGGAGCGGATTATATCACGAAACCGTTCAATCAGACAGAACTTCTAGCAAGAGTACATTTACAATTGATTCTCAAAGAAAAAAAGACTGAATTAAAAGAAGCCAATGAAAATAATAAACAGTTAGTAAGAATACTTCTGCATGATTTAGGGAATCCAATTGGTGCAATTAAATCCATTGCACAACTGGCAGAAATTAATCCACTCATATACCAAGAAATGGGACACTTAATTATCAAAGCAACGAATAATTGTATAAGTATTTTAGATAGTGTACGTAAAATGTATAGTATAGATGATAATAAATACATTCCTGAACTTATAAATGCTAACTTAGAAAAAACAATTCAGTCTGCGTTGTTTATTTTCAAACATAAACTAGAAGAGAAAAACATTAAACTCAATTTAAATATCCCTAAAGAACTGAATGTTCAGATTGATATAAATTCTTTCGTTCATTCTGTTTTTAATAACCTAATAACCAATGCAATAAAATTTTCCTATCCTGATTCAAGTATTACAATTAACGCATATCCGAATAAACAAGAAGTGATTTTATCTATTCGGGATTACGGAATGGGAATGCCAAACCAAATTTTAAATAACATATTTGACGTCGGAAAACCTACGAGTCGAGCAGGAACAAATGGAGAAAAAGGAACTGGTTACGGAATGCCACTTGTTAAAAAATTTGTCGAATTGTTTGACGGAAAGATCACAATTCAATCAAAAGAAAAACCATCCGAAGACCATGGAACTGAAGTTTTTTTATATTTAAAAGCCAGTGTATAA
- a CDS encoding sigma-54-dependent Fis family transcriptional regulator → MIKAKISAEDKKYYDLINSLQIEIRLGKNIFDILDHILEEILNIFEASTGSISLADPQEKILTISCAKGIDKEKKIAAKFPFAVGITGAAAASMQTIYAPDVSKDKRYVKLIDSVVSELAVPMNSEGQCIGILNLESHYIDHFSKKQILWAEKIAIELCKALIENKFYREAIERSKSEQDFLNSILGYDAQIIFLKTRIRTVAPSDASILINGESGTGKELVAKSLHHLSARKSNPFISLNCGALNENLLETELFGHVKGAFTGADRNVIGRFEAANGGTIFLDEVAEMPASLQVKLLRVLQEGEIERVGDFKKIKVSVRVISATHKDLAQEVEKGNFRLDLYFRLGVIPLRLPPLRERRGDIPLLVHHFLLEFNKRYGKNKTFDLDTLELLTQHTWPGNVRELENAIQYAAILCPNDKITPDFLPDNAIRVFDRLREEKTSSQKIQNPINELTQIDYSDLNLERALSKIETKLIQEALKVGRTQDQAAKLLGISRGSLQYKIKNNPEIQFLSD, encoded by the coding sequence ATGATAAAAGCAAAAATTTCAGCGGAAGACAAAAAGTATTATGATTTAATTAATAGTTTGCAAATCGAAATAAGACTTGGAAAAAATATATTTGATATTTTGGACCATATTTTAGAGGAAATTCTAAATATTTTTGAAGCAAGTACGGGAAGTATTTCACTTGCAGATCCACAAGAAAAAATTTTAACAATTTCTTGTGCAAAAGGTATAGACAAAGAAAAAAAAATTGCCGCCAAATTTCCATTCGCAGTGGGGATAACGGGAGCTGCCGCAGCAAGTATGCAAACTATTTACGCGCCGGATGTATCTAAAGACAAACGATATGTAAAATTAATTGATTCGGTTGTATCAGAGTTAGCCGTTCCCATGAATTCGGAAGGTCAATGTATCGGAATATTAAATTTAGAATCGCATTACATTGATCATTTTTCTAAAAAACAAATTTTATGGGCTGAAAAAATTGCAATTGAACTCTGTAAGGCACTTATAGAGAATAAGTTTTATAGAGAAGCAATAGAGAGAAGTAAAAGCGAACAGGATTTTTTGAATTCCATTTTAGGTTATGACGCACAAATTATTTTTTTAAAAACTAGGATTCGCACTGTGGCACCTTCTGATGCTTCTATTCTTATCAATGGGGAATCAGGAACTGGAAAAGAATTAGTCGCTAAAAGTTTACATCATTTATCCGCTAGAAAATCAAATCCATTTATTAGTTTAAATTGTGGTGCATTGAACGAAAATCTTTTAGAGACTGAATTATTTGGTCATGTTAAGGGAGCATTTACCGGTGCAGATAGAAATGTAATTGGAAGATTTGAAGCCGCAAATGGAGGGACTATTTTTTTAGACGAGGTTGCTGAAATGCCGGCATCACTCCAAGTAAAATTGTTACGAGTTTTACAAGAAGGTGAAATTGAGCGAGTTGGAGATTTTAAAAAAATAAAAGTAAGTGTTCGAGTCATAAGTGCTACGCACAAAGATTTAGCCCAGGAAGTAGAAAAGGGAAATTTTCGTTTAGACTTATATTTTCGTTTGGGGGTAATACCACTTCGCCTCCCACCACTCAGAGAAAGAAGAGGTGATATTCCGTTACTTGTTCATCATTTTTTATTAGAATTTAATAAACGATATGGGAAAAATAAAACTTTTGATTTAGATACTTTGGAATTACTTACGCAACATACTTGGCCTGGAAATGTAAGGGAATTAGAAAATGCAATTCAGTATGCCGCCATTCTATGTCCAAACGATAAAATTACGCCAGACTTTTTACCAGATAATGCAATTCGGGTATTCGATCGTTTAAGAGAAGAAAAAACTTCATCCCAAAAAATCCAAAATCCTATCAATGAACTAACGCAAATTGATTATTCTGATTTGAATTTAGAACGTGCTCTCTCAAAAATTGAGACCAAACTAATTCAAGAGGCATTGAAAGTTGGTAGAACACAGGACCAAGCAGCAAAACTATTAGGAATTAGTAGGGGCTCTCTTCAATATAAGATTAAAAATAATCCAGAAATTCAATTTTTAAGCGATTAA
- a CDS encoding twin-arginine translocase TatA/TatE family subunit, producing MLPPLAFFNLGPWEIAVILFLALLLFGGKKLPSLAKDLGTGIKEFKKSLTSATTDEPEQPDTTFDKDESRKKSTNKKS from the coding sequence ATGTTACCACCTCTCGCATTTTTTAATCTAGGACCTTGGGAAATTGCCGTTATATTATTTTTGGCATTATTATTGTTTGGAGGAAAAAAACTTCCTTCGTTAGCAAAAGATTTAGGAACAGGAATTAAAGAATTTAAAAAGTCACTCACCAGTGCAACTACTGATGAACCAGAACAACCCGATACGACTTTCGATAAAGATGAATCGAGAAAAAAAAGCACAAACAAAAAGTCCTAA
- the tatC gene encoding twin-arginine translocase subunit TatC, giving the protein MSLGDHLDELRQRLIHCILIVSALTTVFLFFGSDVHTIFASPYKKVLGANASFYQIKLMAPMLIYLKTSFILAILFSVPLLLYIIWGFIAPAVELNMERYGKLMIAFATLLFWAGLALCWFTVFENFLRIFLVMFRPPDIDMKLPIDEYYDVFFNIHLIFGLSFELPVVLILLGRIGLVTSDYLIAKWRETTIILSVFSAVLSPGPDVFSMLMLFAPLLVLFFTSILIMRVTENRSKIEE; this is encoded by the coding sequence ATGAGTCTTGGGGATCATTTAGATGAATTACGACAAAGACTCATTCATTGTATTTTGATTGTATCTGCTTTAACAACTGTATTTTTATTTTTTGGATCAGACGTCCATACTATATTTGCCTCACCTTACAAAAAGGTGTTAGGAGCAAATGCAAGTTTTTACCAAATTAAGCTAATGGCTCCTATGCTTATTTATTTAAAAACTTCCTTTATTCTTGCGATTTTATTTAGTGTTCCGCTTCTGCTTTATATTATATGGGGTTTTATCGCGCCAGCTGTAGAATTAAATATGGAGCGCTACGGCAAATTAATGATAGCCTTTGCAACTTTATTATTTTGGGCTGGACTCGCTCTTTGTTGGTTTACTGTGTTCGAAAATTTTTTGAGAATTTTTTTAGTGATGTTTAGACCACCAGATATTGACATGAAACTTCCAATTGATGAATACTATGACGTATTTTTTAATATCCATTTAATATTTGGATTAAGTTTTGAATTACCTGTTGTATTGATACTCCTTGGGAGAATTGGTCTAGTGACTTCTGATTATTTAATTGCAAAATGGAGAGAAACAACTATTATCCTCTCCGTATTTTCAGCAGTGTTATCTCCGGGTCCGGATGTTTTTTCAATGTTGATGTTGTTTGCGCCACTTTTGGTACTTTTTTTTACATCCATTTTGATTATGCGAGTGACAGAAAATCGTTCTAAAATAGAGGAATAA
- a CDS encoding serine/threonine protein kinase encodes MIKEDFFNLTPDVILHLMESLGLNPTGHCFALNSLENRVFSVKLEENENIIVKFYRPGRWTKEQILEEHEFLFDLEENEIPVCAPRIFQEKTLFEKMGIYCAIWNRTGGRAPEELSFEELQMLGRYLGRLHNVGASKLPKHRIKLTSDKYGKEPKDFLIQNGFIPIHLQKKYIELVNEICNRYEFILEDEPLIRIHGDCHKGNILKDENGFFFLDFDDFLIGPAVQDVWMILPPQNAEGIFAREALLSGYREFREFNDSSLRLIEVLRALRYIHYSAWIARRWDDPSFPNAFPHFGTDEYWEKEIKDLEIQIGFINEKQMITSDEIQVETKDDSPLTNKDFFWDM; translated from the coding sequence ATGATAAAAGAAGATTTTTTTAATTTAACGCCTGATGTAATTTTACATTTAATGGAAAGTTTGGGATTAAATCCGACCGGGCATTGTTTTGCTTTGAATAGTTTAGAAAATCGAGTGTTTAGTGTAAAACTAGAAGAAAATGAAAACATTATTGTAAAATTTTATCGACCGGGACGTTGGACGAAAGAGCAAATTCTGGAAGAACATGAATTCCTTTTTGATTTAGAAGAAAATGAAATTCCAGTTTGTGCACCTCGTATTTTTCAAGAAAAAACTTTATTCGAAAAAATGGGTATTTATTGTGCTATTTGGAATCGCACAGGAGGACGTGCGCCGGAAGAGTTATCTTTTGAAGAGTTACAAATGTTGGGACGTTATCTTGGAAGATTACACAATGTAGGCGCATCTAAATTGCCGAAACATCGAATAAAGTTAACGTCAGATAAATACGGAAAAGAACCAAAAGACTTTTTAATTCAAAATGGGTTTATACCGATTCACCTCCAGAAAAAATATATTGAGTTAGTAAATGAAATTTGTAATAGATATGAATTCATTTTAGAAGATGAACCTCTTATTCGAATTCATGGAGACTGTCATAAAGGCAATATTTTAAAGGATGAAAATGGGTTTTTCTTTCTAGATTTTGATGATTTTTTGATAGGACCGGCTGTGCAGGATGTTTGGATGATATTACCTCCTCAGAATGCAGAAGGAATATTTGCAAGAGAAGCATTACTTTCTGGTTACAGAGAATTTCGTGAGTTTAATGACTCCTCTTTACGGCTAATAGAAGTTCTTCGCGCATTACGTTATATCCACTATTCTGCTTGGATTGCAAGAAGATGGGATGACCCTTCTTTTCCGAATGCATTTCCGCATTTTGGAACAGATGAATATTGGGAAAAAGAAATTAAAGATTTAGAAATTCAAATTGGATTTATCAATGAAAAACAAATGATAACTTCTGATGAAATTCAAGTTGAGACAAAGGATGATTCACCTCTTACCAATAAAGATTTTTTCTGGGACATGTAA
- a CDS encoding sigma-70 family RNA polymerase sigma factor: protein MDKYQGMVFAQAIKYTGNQEEAEDLTQEIFLKAFEALSTFKGESQFSTWVYSIARNQILMKYRKESASPQISVEDVEDIHTKYFEKMKKWREQITPEMQMLKQEMSAKIESLLSRLPTNYKNPLLLYYFENMSYKEISEKLDIKVNTLKSYIFRGKELMKDWLQKDNE from the coding sequence ATGGACAAATACCAAGGAATGGTATTTGCCCAAGCAATAAAATATACAGGCAACCAGGAAGAAGCAGAAGACTTAACACAGGAAATTTTTCTAAAAGCATTTGAAGCACTTTCTACTTTTAAGGGAGAATCACAGTTTTCCACTTGGGTTTATTCTATTGCACGCAATCAAATTTTAATGAAATATCGAAAAGAAAGTGCGAGTCCGCAAATTTCTGTTGAAGACGTAGAAGATATCCACACAAAATACTTTGAAAAAATGAAAAAATGGCGAGAACAAATTACGCCAGAAATGCAAATGTTAAAACAGGAAATGAGTGCAAAAATAGAATCGCTACTTTCACGTCTTCCGACTAATTACAAGAATCCGCTTTTGCTTTACTACTTTGAAAATATGTCCTACAAAGAAATTTCCGAAAAACTCGATATAAAGGTTAACACTCTAAAGAGTTACATATTCAGAGGCAAAGAGCTAATGAAGGATTGGTTACAAAAAGACAATGAATAA
- a CDS encoding glycosyltransferase: protein MLAPIVLFVYNRAKHTRQTIEALQRNELAKESVLIIFSDAAKSQQQEEPVNEVRQYIQQINGFKSVSIVEREKNFGLANSIIDGVTAIVNEYGRIIVLEDDLIVTPHFLAFMNRALDKYETETQVIQVSGYMFPITIEIKEDALFLPLTTSWGWATWKRAWELFDPEAKGYARVKTDLKLRKQFNLDGAYDYFSMLEAQLAGKVDSWAVRWQLSSFLNNKLTVYPKISLIVNAGFDGSGTHGLALGLLTRSNTNDELDLKVFPEEIKVSDSWKKVCQALKTRWTILDRIKRKVYLTISRLIKIAGITT from the coding sequence ATGCTGGCTCCTATAGTACTATTTGTCTACAATCGCGCTAAACATACTCGTCAAACAATTGAAGCTTTGCAGCGAAATGAATTAGCTAAAGAAAGTGTTTTAATTATTTTTTCGGATGCCGCGAAGTCGCAACAACAAGAAGAGCCTGTCAATGAAGTACGCCAGTACATCCAACAGATTAACGGATTTAAGTCTGTTTCTATTGTCGAACGAGAAAAGAATTTTGGTTTAGCCAATTCTATTATTGATGGCGTGACTGCAATAGTAAATGAATATGGACGCATCATTGTGTTGGAAGATGATTTGATTGTTACGCCGCATTTTTTAGCCTTTATGAATCGTGCCCTCGATAAGTATGAAACCGAAACGCAGGTGATTCAAGTTTCCGGCTATATGTTTCCAATTACCATAGAGATTAAAGAAGATGCCTTATTTTTGCCTCTAACAACTTCATGGGGATGGGCAACCTGGAAACGTGCCTGGGAATTGTTTGACCCTGAAGCAAAAGGATATGCTCGTGTTAAAACTGATTTGAAACTTCGCAAACAATTTAATCTGGATGGTGCTTATGATTATTTTTCAATGTTGGAAGCTCAATTGGCAGGGAAAGTTGACTCTTGGGCGGTGCGTTGGCAATTATCTTCCTTTTTGAATAATAAACTAACAGTTTATCCAAAAATCTCTCTGATTGTGAATGCCGGATTTGATGGTAGCGGAACACATGGTTTGGCACTAGGATTATTGACTCGCTCCAATACAAATGATGAGCTTGATTTAAAGGTATTTCCCGAAGAAATAAAAGTCAGCGATTCATGGAAAAAAGTTTGTCAGGCTCTAAAAACTCGTTGGACAATTCTGGACAGAATAAAAAGAAAAGTGTATTTAACTATTTCTCGTTTAATAAAAATTGCAGGTATAACAACTTGA
- a CDS encoding class I SAM-dependent methyltransferase: protein MSGKFTSWEESIQWLRNQPDQQELVKAAFYDDPLPEAAKRYADSSEWVAVRTFLPTQKGSVLDVGAGRGIASYALARDGWQVTALEPNSSDLVGAGAIRSLSKQTSLKIDVVENWGESLPFADSSFEAVHCRAVLHHAHDLKKLCFEINRVLKPGGTMIATREHVISNPNDRHEFLKTHPLHYLYGGENAYLLEEYIYAMKNAGMQINHVLNPLASDINLYPSTTKATKSRIAARLHIPAFLIPDIALQIYGAFSNVPGRLYSFVARKCL, encoded by the coding sequence ATGAGCGGTAAATTTACCTCTTGGGAAGAATCTATCCAATGGCTGCGAAACCAACCAGACCAGCAGGAATTAGTCAAAGCGGCATTTTATGATGACCCATTGCCGGAAGCGGCAAAACGTTATGCAGATAGCAGTGAATGGGTAGCTGTAAGAACCTTTTTGCCTACTCAAAAAGGTTCGGTATTGGATGTAGGTGCTGGTCGAGGTATCGCTTCCTATGCTTTGGCTCGTGATGGCTGGCAAGTCACCGCATTAGAGCCAAATTCTAGTGACTTAGTGGGAGCGGGAGCTATCCGTTCCCTTTCCAAACAAACATCCCTTAAAATTGACGTTGTTGAAAACTGGGGAGAGTCATTGCCGTTTGCTGATTCCAGCTTTGAAGCTGTCCATTGTCGAGCAGTTTTGCACCATGCCCATGATTTGAAAAAACTCTGTTTTGAAATTAATCGGGTTTTAAAACCTGGTGGTACGATGATTGCAACTAGAGAACATGTCATCAGTAACCCTAACGATAGGCATGAGTTTCTTAAAACACATCCCCTACACTATTTATATGGAGGTGAGAATGCATATCTACTTGAAGAATATATCTACGCTATGAAAAATGCCGGAATGCAGATAAATCATGTTCTTAATCCTTTGGCTTCAGATATTAATCTGTATCCTTCAACAACCAAAGCTACAAAATCAAGAATAGCAGCTCGTTTGCATATTCCTGCATTCCTTATTCCAGACATAGCCCTACAAATCTATGGGGCATTCAGTAATGTACCGGGAAGACTTTATAGCTTTGTAGCAAGGAAATGTCTTTAG
- a CDS encoding NAD-dependent epimerase/dehydratase family protein → MTKQVLITGAAGFIGRHVAREFAKLGANIIGIDRREWSDWKQNGFSAWHCSDVTLDSLVECAGSPDLIVHCAGGASVEFSLEEPYLNFTQTADTMLQVLEFMRLHSPSSQLVYSSSAAVYGQVNSLPIGEDAPLQPISPYGVYKKITEELCQLYANQYQLSIAIVRLFSIYGEGLKKQLLWDACNKLFKGDSEFFGTGEEIRDWLHIRDATKLIILAAEHASTKCTILNGGSGEGTSVKNILQILNIQLGLNRKVYFSTQQKKGDPSAYIANVDIARSWGWNPEIKWQQGVAEYAAWYKKCQPFE, encoded by the coding sequence GTGACAAAACAAGTTTTAATTACAGGTGCTGCTGGTTTTATAGGTCGACATGTCGCACGTGAATTTGCTAAACTCGGTGCGAATATTATCGGAATAGACCGAAGAGAATGGTCAGACTGGAAACAAAATGGTTTTTCGGCGTGGCATTGCAGTGATGTCACCCTTGACTCTCTAGTCGAATGCGCTGGCTCACCGGATCTGATTGTACATTGCGCTGGGGGAGCATCCGTTGAATTTTCATTGGAAGAACCTTATCTAAACTTTACTCAAACAGCAGATACAATGTTACAAGTATTGGAGTTTATGCGTCTACATTCGCCATCATCACAACTGGTCTATTCTTCTAGTGCTGCCGTTTATGGACAGGTCAACTCATTGCCTATTGGAGAAGATGCTCCTTTACAACCGATTTCTCCCTATGGGGTATACAAAAAAATTACAGAAGAATTGTGCCAACTGTATGCAAATCAATATCAACTTTCGATAGCTATCGTACGTTTATTTTCTATTTATGGCGAAGGGCTGAAAAAACAATTATTATGGGATGCTTGCAATAAACTGTTCAAAGGAGATTCAGAATTTTTCGGAACAGGAGAGGAAATTCGGGATTGGTTACATATTCGTGATGCAACTAAACTTATTATTTTAGCCGCTGAACATGCCTCAACAAAATGCACTATTTTGAATGGAGGTAGTGGAGAAGGAACAAGTGTAAAAAATATATTACAAATACTTAATATACAACTAGGCTTAAATCGAAAAGTATACTTTTCAACTCAGCAGAAAAAAGGTGATCCTAGTGCCTATATTGCAAATGTTGATATTGCGAGAAGTTGGGGTTGGAATCCAGAAATTAAATGGCAACAAGGTGTTGCCGAATATGCAGCATGGTATAAAAAATGTCAACCGTTCGAGTAG